In Allorhizobium pseudoryzae, the genomic window CGGTGAAATTTTCGACCAGCATGAAGTGCTGGTGCACCATGCCGATGCCGGCGGAAATGGCCGCCTGGCTGTCGCGGATGGTCATCGGCTTGCCATCGATGCGGATCTCGCCGCGATCGGCCTGGTAAAAGCCGTAGATGATGGACATGAGCGTCGATTTGCCGGCACCGTTCTCCCCGATGATGCCGTGGATCGTTCCCTTTTCCACCTTCAGATTGATGTTCTTGTTGGCATGAACGGCACCGAAGCTCTTGTCGATGCCCACCAGTTCGATCGCGGGGTTCTGGCTCACACGCCTTGCCTTTCCTTGCCGGACGCCGGACATGATGAGGGCGTATGACGGATTTCGCCATACGCCCTCACTGGTTCATTACATCGGGCAGCTGTTGTCCGACATGTAATCATGCACCTTGACGGCGCCCGACACGATGTCAGCCTTGGCCTTCTCGACCGCAGCCTTCATCTCCGGGGTGATCAGCTTGGCATTGTTGTCGTCGAGCGCGTAACCGACGCCATCTTCCTTCACGCCATTGGCCTGGATGCCGCCGGTGAACTTGCCGGCTGCGGCGTCCTTGTAGGCGTTGTAGACGGCGAGATCGACGCGCTTGACCATGGAGGTCAGCACCGAACCCGGATGCAGGTGGTTCTGGTTGGAATCGACGCCGATCGACAGCTTCTTGTTGTCGGCCGCCGTCTGCAGAACACCGAGACCGGTTGCACCGGCTGCCGCATAAATGACGTCGGCGCCCTGGTCGATCTGGTTCTTGGTGAGTTCACCGCCGCGCACCGGATCGTTCCAGGCAGCACCGGTCGTGCCGGTCATGTTCTGCAGGACTTCGATCTTGCCATTGGCAGCCTTGGCGCCCTGGGCATAGCCACAGGCGAACTTGCGGATCAGCGGAATGTCCATGCCGCCGATGAAGCCGACCTTGCCGGACTTGGAGGCCATGCCGGCCAGAACGCCGACCAGGTAGGAGCCTTCCTCTTCCTTGAAGACGACGGACCGCACGTTCGGCAGATCAACCACCGAGTCAACGATCACGAACTTGGTGTCCGGGAATTCGGCCGCGACCTTTTCCATAGCCGAGGTCCAGGCGAAGGAGACGGCGACAACCGGGTTGAAGCCCTTGGAGGCGAAGTTGCGGATCGCCTGCTCGCCCTGCGTATCGCTGGTCGGCTCAAAGTCGCGGAAGTCGGTGCCGGTTTCCTTCTTGTAGGCCTCTGCGCCCTGGAAGGCGGCTTCGTTGAAGGATTTGTCGAACTTGCCACCGGTGCCATAGACCAGTGCCGGCTTGATGTCGGCGGCCAGAGCCGTGGTCGACAGCGCAAGAGTGGCAAGGAGTGTCAGAAACGATTTCTTCATCGTGCAGCCCTGTTTTTGCTTTTCATCCTGGGTCCCCCCGCACGCCGTGTCAGGCATGTCTGCGGTGCCAGCTGTTCCCATTATGCCTGGCTAGGGCCTATCCTTGCATGGCTGCACGGGAAATTCACCAGAAATTTTTCATCTGGTCAAAATCCACTTTGACTGCTCGTTCCCTCAGCAGGTGACGCCGCAGGCTGCACAAAGCTGCGGCGCGATGCCTGGAAAAGCTTCAGATCAGACCCCGACGGGGCAGCTGACGCCGGTTCCCTTCAGGCCGCAATAGCCGCCGGGGTTCTTGGCCAGATACTGCTGATGGTAATCCTCGGCGTAATAGAATTCGTCGGCCGAGGCGATTTCCGTGGTGATCTTCGCGTTGCGACCGGCATCATCCAGCGCCTTCTGGAAGGCCTGGCGTGCCGCCTTGGCCTTTTCCAGCTGCTCGGGCCGGGTCGTATAGAGCGCGGAGCGATAGGTGGTGCCGACGTCATTGCCCTGGCGCATGCCCTGCGTCGGATCATGCTGCTCGAAGAAGGTCTTCAGAAGGGCCTCGTAGGAGACGACGGACGGGTCGTAGACCACCTTCACCACTTCGGCATGGCCCGTCAGCCCCGTCGTCGTCTCGTGATAGGTCGGGTTCGGCGTCAGGCCACCCTGGTAGCCCACGGCTGTCACCCAGACGCCCGGCAGGGTCCAGAACAGGCGCTCGGCACCCCAGAAGCAACCCATGCCGAAATAGGCAACGTGCAGATGATCCGGATAGGGGCCCTTCAGCGGCTGGCCGTTGACGAAATGGAACTCGGACGTCGGCAAAGGCTCCGCGCGGCCCGGCAGGGCCGCATCCGGCGTTGGCATGACGGTCTTCTTGTTGAACATGTCGATCAGGAACATTCTTGCCTCCTTGTTCCGCAGGCGTTCCGGTGGCGGCCTTCACTCGCGGGCCTTTTGCTTATCGGCCCATCACTCTCAGGCCAGGACGCTGATCCGGCGCGGCTTTCGATAGCCGATCATCCAGAAGACGAGCGACACAGCCAAGAGGACGACGAAAGCCGGCAGCCCGATTATGCGTTGAATGCCACCACGCCAGGCTTCCGCGTGAATATAGTGTTCGACCCAGGCTTTCACCAGAGGCAGGCTGTCCGGATGAAGAGCATTCCAATCGTCTCCGAAAGGCGTGAGGACGACCGTGGATGTCGAAACGGATAGAATGGCATCCACCGTCCCGGCGGCAATCGCTGCCATCAGGAAGAAAAGACTGAAAAAGCGAAACAGAAATGCCATATCCTTGCCCTCACCGGCGACTGTCTCAGCTGGAAACACACTTAAGATCAGCTGGTTCCGGAAGGCAATCACGAAGTGCTGCGAGACAGTGGGCGAATAGGTCACAAAAGTTTCAGATTCGGGTTGATTGCTGGAAAATCATCGGTATATATCCGCCCCGACCGCTGCTTCGGCCTCTTGCGCCCCGGCAGCCCTTGGATCAAGGACAGGTGGCCGAGTGGTTGAAGGCGCACGCCTGGAACGCGTGTATACGTGAAAGCGTATCGAGGGTTCGAATCCCTCTCTGTCCGCCATCTTTTCAGCACACGATAGCCGACCCTACGCGACCTGCCGGTTCTGCCTAACGTTGACGCATCGTATCGTTCACGTACAAAGCCCGCACGCCGGTGTTCTTTTCTTGACAGACGGCGTGAAATCTTTACGCAGAACTGCCGCGATCCGTGTGTGCATCGCAGATAGTAACGATTAGCTGGAATCCAACATGAAGTTTGGTACAAGCGGCCTGCGTGGCCTCGTCGTTGATCTTCAAGGTCATGCCTCTGCCCTTTACGCCACTGCATTCGCCCGGTACCTGCTGAACAAGGGTTTTGCGAAACCAGGCGACACCCTCTTCGTCGGCGGCGACTATCGGCCGTCCAGCCCGGATATCGCGGCGACCTGCATGGGTGCGCTTGAACGGGCAGGCTTGACGCCGATCGATTGTGGCGCGCTTCCGACGCCGGCGCTCGCGTTGTACGCCATGGCGAAGGGCAGTGCCTGTCTGATGATCACCGGCTCGCACATCCCGGCGGATCGCAACGGCATCAAATTCTATCGCCCCGATGGCGAGATCGACAAGGCCGACGAGCAGGCGATCAGCGCACTTGCACGGGAACTCGACCGCGAAATCATCGATCTGACGCCGGGCCGCGGCGAGGCGGCAAACATTGACGCCATGCAGCTTTATGCGGCGCGCAACCGCACCATTCTGCCGCCGAAGGCCTTGGCGGGCCTCAAGATCGGCGTCTACCAGCACAGCACGGTCGCTCGTGACGAACTGGTGGATGTCGTTGCCGCCTACGGTGCGGATGTCGTGGCTCTCGGGCCTTCGGAGGTCTTCATTCCGGTCGATACGGAAGCGGTCTCGCCGGCCACCATCCAATTGATGCAGGCCTGGACGAAGGAACAGGCGCTCGATGCCGTGATCTCCGCCGATGGCGACGGCGACCGCCCGCTGGTGGCCGACGAGTTCGGCAATCCGCTGAAGGGGGACCTTCTTGGCTTTCTCGTGGCAAAGCTCCTGAAGCCGGACGTGGTGGTGACGCCGGTGACATCCAACTCCGGCCTCGAGCGGGCGGGCGATTTCAGCGTCACCCGAACACGCGTCGGCTCCCCGTTCGTGATCGAAGGCATGAATGCAGGCCTTGCAGCCGGCGCAAAGGCGGTTCTCGGTTTCGAAGCAAATGGCGGTGTTCTCACCGGCTCGGCCTTCGCTCCCGCCGGCACACCTTTGACAGCGCTCCCCACCCGCGACAGCGTGCTTCCCATTCTGGCTGCGCTCTACCAGGCGCGGCAGACGGAAAAACCGCTCTCCGCGCTTGCGGGCGATCTTGGCCTGCCGGTGACGGCGGCCGACCGTCTGGAAAACTTCCCGACGGAAACCAGCGCAAAGCTGATGTCACATCTTCAGGCTTCCGAGGACAATCTGGCGGCCTGGCTGAAACCGGTTGGCGAGATCGCCGGCATCGACAGCACCGATGGCTTGCGCGTCACCTTCACGGACGGCCGGATCATCCACCTGCGTCCCTCCGGCAACGCACCGGAAATGCGCTGCTACGTGGAAGCAACGAACGAGGACGCGGCCGGAAAGCTTCTGGCGCAAGGTCTCGACCTCATCCGCAGTTGGGCACAGCAGCCATAACACGATGCGGCGGCCGCCTTTCTGCTCGGCCTGCGCGTCTCAGTAAGACACTCTTGATCGTATATTGTGGGAGGGCTTGATGAGCCAGAAAATCATTCCCGTCATCATGGCCGGTGGCAAGGGAACTCGACTGTGGCCGTTGTCGCGCGCTACAGCACCGAAGCAGTTCATCCAGGTCGTTGATGAGCGCACGCTCTTCCAGGAAACTCTGGAGCGCGTGGCGGATAAGAGCCTCTACGAGGCCCCGGTCGTCATTACCAACCAGGATTTCCGCTTTGTCGTTGCCGAGCAGGCGCGCGAGGTCGATGTCGACCTGTCCGGCATTCTGCTTGAGCCGGTTGCCCGCAACACGGCAGCAGCGATTGCTGCGGCAGCGATCTATCTGCAGAGCCGGTTCGGCGAGGATGCGATCCTGCAGCTTCTGGCTTCCGATCATGAGATCGATGCGGGCGCCGACTACCGCCGCGCCATGGAAATGGCGCGTGATACGGCACTGGCCGGCAAGATCGTCACCTTCGGCATCACGCCGACGGAACCGGCGACCGGTTACGGGTATATCGAGCAGGGTGATGCCCTTGAGACCGGAGCGCGCACGGTCAAGCGGTTCGTCGAAAAGCCGCAGGCCTCGGTAGCGGAAGACATGCTGGCGGCCGGCGGCTTTTTCTGGAATTCCGGCATCTTTATGTGCCGCGTTGATCTTCTCTTGAACGAGTTGCAGGCCTTCGCGCCGGACGTGCTGCAGGCCGCGCGCGAGGCGGTAGAGAATGCCCATGTCGATCTCGACTTTGTGCGTCTGGACATCGCGAGCTTCGGGCGCAGCCCGGACATTTCCATCGACTATGCCGTCATGGAAAAGACCGACAACGCCGCCGTCGTTCCCTCCTCATTCTCCTGGTCCGATCTCGGCAGCTGGGATGCGGTCTGGAAGCTCGGCGAAAAGGACGAAAACGGCAATGTCGTGATCGGCAATGCCACGGTGATGAACTCGGAAAACTCGCTGGTGCTGTCACGCCACAGCCATCTCGCCGTGCAGGGCCTGAAGGATGTCGCAGTCATTGCCGCCGAAGATGCGGTCTATGTCGGTCGCCTCGACGAGGCGCAGCAGGTGGGCAAGCTGGTAAAGCACCTCGCGTCCATCAAGGCCACGTCCAACCTCACCGAAACCCATCCGACATCCTATCGCCCCTGGGGCGGTTATACGTCGCTTCTGAACGGCGACCGGTTCCAGGTGAAGCGCCTGTTCGTTCTGCCGGGCAAGAAGCTGTCTCTGCAGAAGCATTTCCACCGCTCGGAGCATTGGGTCTGCGTGAAGGGAACCGCCGAAGTCACGATCGGTGACAGCGTTACCTTCGTCCGGGAAAACGAGTCGGTCTATATCCCGCAAGGGGAGCTGCATCGTCTCTACAATCCCGGCAAGATCATGCTGGAAATGATCGAGGTTCAAACCGGGTCTTATCTCGGTGAGGACGATATCGTCCGCGTCTCTGACGAGTTCGGCCGCGACAAATCGTAAGATTGCGACTTACCCCTTCCGGGCCCGTCAGGATGGCGGACCCGGAAGGGCAAATTTCTCAGTGCGGGCGGGGAGTGGTACTTCCGTTACCGCTCCGATATTGCTTCGTTTCCTCCACAATGCGGTCGCGTGCGACGTCGTGAACCTCGGCCGCGACCGAGGCCACCTTCTGCGAAACGTCCGAGGCGACATGTTCCGCCTCGTCCAGCGCGCTGGACGCCCGGGCGGCGACATTGCCCTTCACCTCATCCGACATCTCACCCATCATCTCATCTTCCCGCTCCGTTCGCGGAAGGGCTGCTCCGATGGCCGCGCCGATCGCAAAAGCCAGCGCTCCGCCGATGAGTGGCTGGTCCTGGAACTGGCGCATCAACCCGTCATTCATGCGCGCCGTCTGGTCCCGCATGGAGGCACCCATGGCCATCGACCCACGGCCCGCACTGCGACCGGCTTCGCGGATGTTGCGACCCATGCGGCTTGCCGAGTGGCCGAGACTTGAGACGGTATCGGACAACCAGCCCGACGCGTCGTCGAACAGCTTGCCTGTCTCATCGCGGATATCCTGAACGCGCCGACCGGTGGTATCGACGAAACCGCGATAGGTCTTGCCGCTTTCGTCCATGAAGTGACCGGCCCGCCGGCCCGTCTCATCCGTGATCGCGCGGAAGCGGGTACCAGTCGCGTCCTTGAAATGGCTGATCCGGCCGGAGCTGTCGTGCTCCACCGGCCCAGTCCGCTGGACCGGTGTCGTGACGGTCGCAAGCGGATAATCAACCTCTTCCCCAACGGCGTCGTCATGGCCGTTCGAGTGGTTCGGGCGGTTTCCGCTGGCCATCAGCCACGCAAGGCTGATGCCCATCAGGGCGACCGGCATCGGGTTGGTCTTCATCGATCCCGTGAGGTTGGTGAGGAACTCGGCACCGCCGCTGCCCTTGGCATAGGCGATGGCCTCGTCGACCAGCTGACCGGGCGACATGCGGTTCTGGATTTCGTCCAGCTTGGCGCCGATCCGCTCACGATCCTGCTCGATTTCACGCTCGATGTCTTCGGGGCGCGCTGTTTCGGAATGATAGGCCATCACGTTCTCTCCTTCAGGACCTGCGCATCGCGGCGAAGCGAGGTGGTGGTGCGGTCAAGGTTCAGGTTCTCGCCCTTCAGGGCATTCAGGCCCTTGGAGATCATGCCCCAGGCAATCAGAGCAATGACCACCCCGACGACAACCGCCGACAGCGATTCCGCTGCGTGTTCAGAAAATCCGCGGGCGACAAGGAAGGCTGCGAGCCCCGCAACAAGACCGGCCAGCAGTACGCCCACGGCGCCGATGGCAAAGATCACGCCGGCAATCAGCGCCTCCACCCCGGTCATGGCCTTCGACATCTTTTCGGAGACTTCGGCACGGGCCAGACTGATCTCCTTGCGAAACAATCCGGAGATGTCGCCGACCAGACCGGTCACAAGTTCGGAAAGGGAGCGGGAATCATGTGTATCAGCCATGGGAACCTCCGGCCGTCGGAGCGGCAGTTTTTGGGGATGTGGTGGGGGCGGTTGCAGGTGCGGGCGTGATGGGTCGCGTTCCGGTCGCGGAGGGATCACGGCCGCCGCCGCCCATTGA contains:
- a CDS encoding BMP family lipoprotein; translation: MKKSFLTLLATLALSTTALAADIKPALVYGTGGKFDKSFNEAAFQGAEAYKKETGTDFRDFEPTSDTQGEQAIRNFASKGFNPVVAVSFAWTSAMEKVAAEFPDTKFVIVDSVVDLPNVRSVVFKEEEGSYLVGVLAGMASKSGKVGFIGGMDIPLIRKFACGYAQGAKAANGKIEVLQNMTGTTGAAWNDPVRGGELTKNQIDQGADVIYAAAGATGLGVLQTAADNKKLSIGVDSNQNHLHPGSVLTSMVKRVDLAVYNAYKDAAAGKFTGGIQANGVKEDGVGYALDDNNAKLITPEMKAAVEKAKADIVSGAVKVHDYMSDNSCPM
- the msrA gene encoding peptide-methionine (S)-S-oxide reductase MsrA, with the protein product MFLIDMFNKKTVMPTPDAALPGRAEPLPTSEFHFVNGQPLKGPYPDHLHVAYFGMGCFWGAERLFWTLPGVWVTAVGYQGGLTPNPTYHETTTGLTGHAEVVKVVYDPSVVSYEALLKTFFEQHDPTQGMRQGNDVGTTYRSALYTTRPEQLEKAKAARQAFQKALDDAGRNAKITTEIASADEFYYAEDYHQQYLAKNPGGYCGLKGTGVSCPVGV
- a CDS encoding phosphomannomutase, with amino-acid sequence MKFGTSGLRGLVVDLQGHASALYATAFARYLLNKGFAKPGDTLFVGGDYRPSSPDIAATCMGALERAGLTPIDCGALPTPALALYAMAKGSACLMITGSHIPADRNGIKFYRPDGEIDKADEQAISALARELDREIIDLTPGRGEAANIDAMQLYAARNRTILPPKALAGLKIGVYQHSTVARDELVDVVAAYGADVVALGPSEVFIPVDTEAVSPATIQLMQAWTKEQALDAVISADGDGDRPLVADEFGNPLKGDLLGFLVAKLLKPDVVVTPVTSNSGLERAGDFSVTRTRVGSPFVIEGMNAGLAAGAKAVLGFEANGGVLTGSAFAPAGTPLTALPTRDSVLPILAALYQARQTEKPLSALAGDLGLPVTAADRLENFPTETSAKLMSHLQASEDNLAAWLKPVGEIAGIDSTDGLRVTFTDGRIIHLRPSGNAPEMRCYVEATNEDAAGKLLAQGLDLIRSWAQQP
- a CDS encoding mannose-1-phosphate guanylyltransferase/mannose-6-phosphate isomerase is translated as MSQKIIPVIMAGGKGTRLWPLSRATAPKQFIQVVDERTLFQETLERVADKSLYEAPVVITNQDFRFVVAEQAREVDVDLSGILLEPVARNTAAAIAAAAIYLQSRFGEDAILQLLASDHEIDAGADYRRAMEMARDTALAGKIVTFGITPTEPATGYGYIEQGDALETGARTVKRFVEKPQASVAEDMLAAGGFFWNSGIFMCRVDLLLNELQAFAPDVLQAAREAVENAHVDLDFVRLDIASFGRSPDISIDYAVMEKTDNAAVVPSSFSWSDLGSWDAVWKLGEKDENGNVVIGNATVMNSENSLVLSRHSHLAVQGLKDVAVIAAEDAVYVGRLDEAQQVGKLVKHLASIKATSNLTETHPTSYRPWGGYTSLLNGDRFQVKRLFVLPGKKLSLQKHFHRSEHWVCVKGTAEVTIGDSVTFVRENESVYIPQGELHRLYNPGKIMLEMIEVQTGSYLGEDDIVRVSDEFGRDKS
- a CDS encoding DUF3618 domain-containing protein yields the protein MAYHSETARPEDIEREIEQDRERIGAKLDEIQNRMSPGQLVDEAIAYAKGSGGAEFLTNLTGSMKTNPMPVALMGISLAWLMASGNRPNHSNGHDDAVGEEVDYPLATVTTPVQRTGPVEHDSSGRISHFKDATGTRFRAITDETGRRAGHFMDESGKTYRGFVDTTGRRVQDIRDETGKLFDDASGWLSDTVSSLGHSASRMGRNIREAGRSAGRGSMAMGASMRDQTARMNDGLMRQFQDQPLIGGALAFAIGAAIGAALPRTEREDEMMGEMSDEVKGNVAARASSALDEAEHVASDVSQKVASVAAEVHDVARDRIVEETKQYRSGNGSTTPRPH
- a CDS encoding phage holin family protein gives rise to the protein MADTHDSRSLSELVTGLVGDISGLFRKEISLARAEVSEKMSKAMTGVEALIAGVIFAIGAVGVLLAGLVAGLAAFLVARGFSEHAAESLSAVVVGVVIALIAWGMISKGLNALKGENLNLDRTTTSLRRDAQVLKERT